One Ignavibacteriales bacterium genomic region harbors:
- a CDS encoding T9SS type A sorting domain-containing protein, which translates to TFTQGDIDALAASFSAAFNDGTLDNVINQSCAITLTVNTNGARSVNGTLFPVVNTVHVAGSALPLQWPGGSWPDADSNRVIKLYDDGTNGDATSGDKIFSGVITFAPYTPLNVLYKYGINWGDLANNDGINDNEAGFAVNHTLQMTKYLSSATVVDTFGTMKVSTITDPVGVKEIAIMPTKYELQQNYPNPFNPITTITYAILKESFVTLKVYNVLGVEVATLVSEKQNAGTFTATFDANGFSSGMYFYKITAGDFVSTKKMILVK; encoded by the coding sequence TACATTCACACAGGGTGATATAGATGCGTTAGCGGCATCATTCAGCGCCGCGTTCAATGATGGAACATTGGATAACGTAATAAATCAATCATGTGCAATCACATTAACGGTGAACACAAACGGAGCCCGATCGGTAAATGGAACTCTATTCCCGGTTGTAAACACAGTTCATGTAGCCGGAAGTGCGTTGCCGTTGCAATGGCCAGGTGGCAGCTGGCCCGATGCAGACAGCAACCGTGTGATAAAGTTATATGACGATGGAACAAATGGCGATGCGACCTCTGGGGATAAGATATTCTCAGGAGTAATAACATTCGCACCATATACTCCATTGAATGTATTATATAAATACGGTATCAACTGGGGCGATCTTGCAAACAACGATGGTATAAATGATAACGAAGCAGGATTTGCCGTTAACCATACTCTACAGATGACTAAATATCTATCATCTGCCACTGTTGTAGATACATTCGGTACTATGAAAGTATCAACAATAACGGATCCGGTTGGTGTGAAAGAAATCGCTATTATGCCAACAAAGTATGAACTTCAACAAAATTATCCGAATCCATTTAACCCGATAACAACGATCACTTATGCAATTCTAAAAGAATCGTTCGTTACGTTGAAGGTTTATAATGTACTCGGTGTTGAAGTTGCGACTCTTGTAAGTGAGAAGCAAAATGCCGGTACATTCACAGCTACATTTGATGCAAACGGTTTCTCAAGCGGTATGTATTTCTACAAAATTACCGCCGGTGATTTCGTAAGCACAAAAAAGATGATATTAGTTAAGTAA
- a CDS encoding glycoside hydrolase family 13 protein, with the protein MKIISLCLFILLLFTSCSAQRETRSDFVPDWAKEAIYYQIFPERFANGDSTNDPPNIEKWDGIPKGNNYFGGDIQGIIDHLDYLKDLGINALYLNPIFESNTNHKYHTIDYFKIDPHFGDEKTFKTLIDESHKRGIRVIIDGVFNHTGTEFFAFKDIIKNEKNSEYLKWYNVHDFPIKLPPEKPNYEAWWGMGELPKLMADNPDVRKYLFEATRYWMKLGLDGWRLDVPNEMSHDFWIEWRKIVKEENPDALIIGEIWDDASPWLKGDQFDAVMNYRFRGACVGFIALENRNAFQFDSILTTVNQEYPREVSYALQNLIGSHDTERFLMLCENDTAKLKLAIVAQLMYLGAPMIYYGDEIGTSGGKDPDCRKTMRWDNSTWNFNLLNWYQTHIKIRTEHKIFSRGTVRFIMADTLKNIAAFVREYENSVAVVILNMSKDKNEINYSILPEGINEWLNLYDDTTLRIDNGNDKLFDIQAKSSLILLGKKD; encoded by the coding sequence ATGAAAATAATATCCCTTTGTCTTTTTATTTTGCTTCTATTCACTTCGTGTTCTGCTCAACGAGAGACCAGGAGTGATTTCGTCCCCGATTGGGCAAAAGAAGCAATCTATTATCAAATCTTTCCCGAACGGTTTGCCAACGGTGATTCGACAAACGATCCACCAAACATTGAGAAATGGGATGGGATACCCAAAGGGAATAATTATTTCGGCGGAGATATTCAGGGAATTATCGATCACCTTGATTATTTAAAAGATTTAGGTATTAATGCACTTTACCTGAATCCAATATTTGAATCGAATACCAATCATAAATATCATACAATAGATTATTTCAAAATAGATCCGCACTTCGGAGACGAGAAAACATTTAAAACGCTAATCGATGAATCGCATAAGCGGGGGATCCGAGTGATTATCGATGGGGTGTTCAATCATACCGGCACAGAATTTTTTGCATTTAAAGATATTATAAAGAATGAAAAGAATTCTGAATATCTAAAATGGTACAATGTCCACGACTTTCCTATCAAACTTCCACCTGAAAAACCGAATTACGAAGCATGGTGGGGAATGGGGGAATTGCCGAAATTAATGGCAGATAATCCCGATGTTAGAAAATATCTTTTTGAAGCAACGCGTTATTGGATGAAATTGGGACTTGATGGATGGAGGTTGGATGTACCAAATGAAATGTCGCACGACTTTTGGATTGAATGGAGAAAAATTGTTAAAGAAGAAAATCCCGACGCGCTCATAATCGGCGAGATTTGGGATGATGCATCTCCATGGTTAAAAGGAGATCAATTTGACGCGGTCATGAATTATAGGTTTCGCGGTGCTTGTGTAGGTTTTATCGCTCTTGAAAATCGAAACGCGTTTCAATTTGATTCGATACTTACAACTGTCAATCAAGAATATCCCAGAGAAGTCAGTTACGCCCTTCAGAATCTTATCGGCAGCCATGATACCGAACGTTTTCTTATGTTATGCGAGAATGATACGGCGAAATTAAAACTCGCGATAGTCGCGCAATTGATGTATTTAGGTGCGCCGATGATATATTACGGTGATGAGATCGGAACATCCGGTGGCAAAGATCCCGATTGCAGAAAGACGATGAGATGGGACAATTCTACCTGGAATTTCAATCTGCTTAATTGGTATCAAACCCATATAAAAATAAGAACGGAACATAAAATCTTCAGTCGCGGAACAGTCCGTTTTATTATGGCAGATACTTTAAAAAATATCGCGGCATTCGTGCGTGAATATGAAAATTCTGTCGCGGTCGTTATATTGAATATGAGTAAGGATAAAAATGAGATTAACTATTCAATATTACCCGAAGGGATTAACGAGTGGTTGAATCTATATGATGATACTACCTTAAGGATTGATAACGGAAATGATAAACTTTTTGATATCCAGGCTAAATCGAGTCTTATATTATTGGGAAAAAAGGATTAA
- a CDS encoding T9SS type A sorting domain-containing protein — MKMKILILVLFCTIYSQAADSVDVVFRYNFAKDTIPTVPGTFNSWNNSAWPMTKSGGDLWIRTARLAIGTYQYKFYTKTTIWPNDPLNHHIYPTADQNSILYVKDPTIYHFLPNQRNPIVNTSLPTISAYILPKVGTVLDTSTISLQIDGTLFSGIGSSYNFITNQFVFTPPEPLLNGNHTVILNAGMNADTVQFSSRGGFVQLLNQFPFETWKSNWQLNGVIDDSSVSSLWIVRNHTDSFIVSASNKSFSYSAPLIEGLNSFIAYADSSGYIKTSSPVSFTRKMNHAPNAVITLYLSGSNINLSASASTDPDTGQTDLLNFHWIEDITNPQSISGVNNSNQELIIGPKPIIPGEYHFQLVSSDPQGNKDTTRNYFILEKNGTFTFPGYTSNPRWAQEARVYFLFPKSFTSTGTLNAARLRLQYIKDLGFNVIWLMPVMKNAYPIDNGVGPGYNIIDFYNVAPEYGTNQDMKDFVNNAHDLGIKVILDVTPNHTSRFHPWSLDAHTYKQNSIYWNWYEHNKITANPNGLGDCLDADNFNYYCGFSDQLLNYNWLDDDARAEMINVYKYWIKEFGLDGYRFDVYWGPHRRYTERYMGQPVRKALKHIKPDILLLAEDDGTGSGTETIYADYAFIDVRGGVDASYDFKLYRNAIVNFGFSPTAITNLHNEIYNSGFYPGENALYMRFMESQDEDRIFYTDPNPSTYYNAHPSTAFKRTMPVASVIFTSPGFPMLWNGQEVGWGYGITGSKLARNRSVINWDFQGKTLLTPHYQKLANIRGQFPAFTQHKRDTNHDFSVNASDSSDFIRVSSTNDSVYAFSRPYQNQNGLTVVNIKSSTQTTIIDLTTQYTLKFSAGIQPGEAYYLNDLYSNTREAILGSALDSVAVTLPPYGTAIYTVSLTPDSVIIENPIVSVNEPLVIPEESALYQNYPNPFNPVTNFRFSIANSQLVILKVYDVLGREVETLVSDVMQQGTYTVQWNASNQPSGVYFYRLKTGNFTDTKKLLLVR; from the coding sequence ATGAAGATGAAGATTTTGATACTTGTCCTCTTTTGCACCATATACTCTCAAGCGGCTGATAGTGTTGATGTAGTATTTCGATATAATTTTGCAAAAGATACTATCCCCACTGTTCCTGGAACTTTTAATAGCTGGAATAATAGCGCGTGGCCCATGACAAAATCAGGAGGCGATCTCTGGATTCGTACAGCCCGGCTCGCAATTGGAACATATCAATATAAATTCTATACCAAGACCACTATTTGGCCCAACGATCCTTTGAATCATCATATTTATCCCACTGCAGATCAAAATTCGATTTTATATGTTAAAGATCCAACAATTTATCATTTTCTTCCTAACCAACGGAATCCAATAGTAAATACATCCCTTCCAACAATTTCAGCTTACATATTACCAAAGGTTGGAACTGTTCTTGATACTTCAACTATAAGTTTACAAATCGACGGCACTCTTTTTTCCGGAATCGGAAGCAGTTATAATTTTATCACAAACCAGTTCGTATTCACCCCGCCGGAACCTCTTTTGAATGGTAATCATACGGTGATATTAAATGCAGGTATGAATGCCGATACTGTTCAATTCTCTTCACGCGGTGGATTTGTCCAGTTGTTAAATCAATTTCCATTCGAAACGTGGAAATCAAACTGGCAGTTAAACGGTGTTATTGATGATAGTTCCGTATCATCTCTGTGGATTGTCCGGAACCACACAGATTCGTTCATCGTATCGGCATCGAATAAATCATTCAGTTATTCCGCACCCCTCATTGAGGGTCTGAATTCTTTCATAGCTTATGCTGATTCGTCAGGTTATATAAAAACTTCATCTCCGGTTTCGTTTACACGAAAAATGAACCATGCACCCAATGCGGTAATTACTCTTTATCTTTCCGGAAGTAATATTAATTTATCTGCTTCAGCGAGCACAGACCCGGATACCGGCCAGACTGATCTTTTAAATTTTCATTGGATAGAAGATATTACAAATCCACAATCGATATCGGGAGTAAACAATTCAAACCAAGAATTAATCATCGGTCCAAAACCAATAATTCCGGGCGAGTATCATTTTCAACTCGTGTCATCAGACCCTCAGGGGAATAAAGACACGACAAGAAATTATTTTATTCTGGAGAAAAACGGAACATTCACTTTCCCCGGATACACGAGTAATCCGCGATGGGCGCAAGAAGCAAGAGTCTATTTTCTTTTTCCAAAATCATTCACATCAACGGGGACTTTGAACGCCGCGAGATTGCGGCTTCAATATATAAAAGACTTGGGATTCAATGTCATCTGGCTGATGCCCGTAATGAAAAATGCTTATCCGATAGATAACGGTGTCGGTCCGGGATACAATATCATAGACTTTTATAATGTCGCTCCTGAATATGGTACAAACCAGGACATGAAAGATTTTGTAAACAATGCCCATGATCTTGGCATCAAAGTCATACTTGACGTTACTCCGAATCATACAAGCCGGTTTCATCCATGGTCGCTCGATGCTCATACATACAAACAAAATTCTATTTACTGGAATTGGTACGAGCACAATAAAATTACCGCCAATCCAAATGGTTTGGGTGATTGTTTAGATGCGGACAATTTCAATTATTATTGCGGCTTCAGCGATCAGCTTCTTAATTATAACTGGTTGGATGATGACGCACGAGCCGAGATGATTAACGTTTATAAATATTGGATCAAGGAATTCGGTCTCGATGGTTACCGCTTCGATGTTTATTGGGGACCGCATCGAAGGTACACCGAACGCTACATGGGACAACCTGTGCGCAAGGCGTTGAAGCATATCAAACCTGATATCTTATTACTCGCGGAAGATGATGGAACAGGATCCGGTACCGAAACCATTTATGCCGATTATGCATTTATTGATGTGCGAGGTGGGGTTGATGCTTCTTATGATTTTAAATTATACAGGAATGCAATTGTGAATTTTGGGTTTAGTCCAACTGCAATAACAAATCTGCACAACGAAATTTATAACTCTGGATTTTACCCCGGCGAAAATGCGTTATATATGCGATTCATGGAATCTCAAGACGAAGATAGAATATTTTACACCGATCCAAACCCGTCGACTTATTATAACGCTCATCCATCAACTGCATTTAAGAGAACCATGCCGGTGGCGAGTGTAATTTTCACCTCACCCGGTTTTCCGATGTTGTGGAATGGGCAGGAGGTCGGATGGGGATATGGAATAACAGGATCCAAACTCGCCCGAAATAGATCGGTTATAAATTGGGATTTTCAAGGGAAAACATTATTAACACCACATTACCAAAAGTTAGCAAATATAAGAGGGCAGTTCCCTGCGTTTACACAGCATAAACGGGATACCAACCATGATTTTTCAGTGAATGCATCCGATTCGTCCGATTTTATACGGGTTTCTTCAACGAACGACAGCGTCTATGCTTTTTCACGCCCGTATCAAAACCAAAATGGTTTAACTGTTGTAAATATTAAATCATCAACTCAAACAACGATTATAGATCTTACAACTCAATATACTTTGAAATTCTCCGCAGGTATCCAGCCGGGAGAAGCGTATTATTTAAACGATCTTTACTCTAATACACGTGAAGCAATTCTCGGATCAGCACTTGATTCGGTTGCTGTTACATTGCCGCCTTACGGGACAGCGATATACACTGTTTCCTTAACGCCGGATTCGGTAATAATCGAAAATCCGATTGTGAGTGTAAATGAACCGCTTGTTATACCTGAAGAATCCGCTTTATATCAAAATTATCCGAATCCATTTAATCCCGTTACTAATTTTCGATTCTCAATCGCTAACTCTCAATTGGTAATTCTAAAAGTATACGACGTCCTTGGGCGCGAAGTGGAAACGCTCGTCAGCGATGTAATGCAACAGGGAACTTATACGGTACAATGGAATGCATCAAATCAGCCAAGCGGAGTCTATTTCTATAGACTGAAAACCGGGAATTTTACAGACACTAAGAAACTTCTGCTTGTCAGGTAA
- a CDS encoding extracellular solute-binding protein, with amino-acid sequence MKKYLLQIFHYSILIIVLFFNSCTMKNEPNRIVIWHQMRVDERVILEEQMKKYMQSHPGVKIEAIYKETEELRSGFIIAAIAGQGPDLIHGPSDQVGPFQVMDIIKPMDDIFSKSYLDSFNPKALTYYKGNLYQIADKLGNHLTLVYNKKLLTNPPQTDQEMIEIGRKLTVDKDDDGKTDQYGLVWNYTEPFFFIPFMTGFGGWIMDEDGMPTLDNRGVIGGLIFIKELRDKYKIIPKEADYNIADALFKDGKAAMIINGDWSWAGYKKAGIDIGIAPLPRIVKTGLWCAPMVSPKGFSINKNVPKEKIDLILDILKYLLNSENQLQTAKLLNTMPALSALYEDPFIKNNEILKNSQIQIDRGRPMPVVPELRAIWDAMRPSYQAVLGGVKTPEQAAKDMQSLALRKIAEMNE; translated from the coding sequence ATGAAAAAATATTTACTGCAGATATTCCATTACTCCATTTTGATTATTGTTTTGTTTTTCAATTCATGCACAATGAAAAATGAACCGAACCGGATAGTCATATGGCATCAGATGCGCGTTGATGAAAGAGTTATACTCGAAGAGCAGATGAAGAAATATATGCAGTCTCATCCCGGTGTGAAGATCGAAGCAATATATAAAGAAACGGAAGAATTGCGTTCGGGATTTATTATTGCTGCAATTGCCGGACAAGGTCCCGATTTAATTCACGGACCTTCAGATCAAGTGGGACCATTTCAGGTTATGGACATCATAAAACCGATGGATGATATTTTTTCGAAATCATATCTCGATTCGTTCAATCCAAAAGCACTTACATATTATAAGGGAAACTTGTATCAAATAGCCGATAAGCTTGGCAACCATCTGACATTAGTGTATAATAAAAAACTGCTTACCAATCCTCCCCAAACAGATCAGGAAATGATCGAGATCGGCAGGAAGTTAACAGTTGATAAAGATGACGACGGCAAGACAGATCAGTATGGATTAGTTTGGAATTATACTGAACCGTTTTTCTTCATTCCGTTTATGACAGGATTCGGAGGATGGATAATGGATGAGGATGGAATGCCAACACTCGATAATCGCGGAGTGATTGGCGGATTAATTTTCATAAAAGAATTGCGCGATAAATACAAAATTATTCCAAAAGAAGCCGACTACAATATTGCGGATGCTTTGTTCAAGGATGGGAAAGCCGCAATGATAATCAACGGCGATTGGTCGTGGGCAGGTTACAAGAAGGCGGGTATTGATATCGGGATTGCACCGTTACCCCGGATTGTGAAAACTGGTTTATGGTGTGCGCCAATGGTATCGCCGAAAGGATTTTCGATAAATAAAAATGTACCTAAAGAAAAAATCGACCTTATTTTAGATATTCTGAAATATTTGTTAAATTCTGAAAACCAATTGCAAACAGCGAAACTTTTAAATACAATGCCGGCCTTATCAGCGTTGTACGAAGATCCGTTTATAAAAAATAATGAGATATTGAAAAATTCCCAGATTCAGATCGACCGCGGCAGACCAATGCCGGTGGTACCGGAACTCCGAGCTATATGGGATGCAATGCGTCCGAGTTATCAAGCTGTACTCGGTGGTGTTAAGACACCGGAACAAGCGGCAAAAGATATGCAAAGTTTAGCACTCAGAAAGATTGCTGAGATGAATGAATAG
- a CDS encoding sugar ABC transporter permease: MNRFYKNIFIFVFVAPAFLVLIGVVFYPFIYNLVISFSNMNLRHIQDWQIIGMKQYAKVFTEPTEPNFYAVFLKTIIWTSVNVIFHVVLGVFLALLLNQKIKGKGIYRTLLILPWAIPQYIVALTWRGMFNYEYGSINIVLTKYLHLPAVEWLKNPTEAFLACILTNIWLGFPFMMVVALGALQSIPHELYEAADIDGATWYHKLKNITLPLIKPVMIPAITLGIVWTFNSLNIVWLVSNGGEPSDSTHILVSFVYKAAFNLYRYGYAAALSIIIFFILLIFSLSFMKKTKATEAAY; encoded by the coding sequence ATGAATCGCTTTTATAAAAATATTTTTATCTTTGTTTTTGTTGCTCCTGCCTTTTTAGTTTTGATTGGAGTTGTATTCTATCCGTTCATTTATAATTTGGTGATTTCATTCTCTAACATGAACCTCCGGCATATTCAAGACTGGCAGATTATCGGTATGAAGCAATATGCCAAAGTTTTTACTGAACCAACAGAACCGAATTTCTATGCGGTATTTCTGAAGACAATCATCTGGACATCTGTAAATGTTATCTTCCATGTGGTGCTTGGTGTATTTCTTGCCTTACTCTTGAATCAAAAAATAAAAGGTAAAGGAATATATCGCACACTCCTTATTCTTCCATGGGCAATACCGCAATACATTGTCGCCCTGACTTGGAGAGGGATGTTTAATTACGAGTATGGTTCAATCAATATCGTTCTGACGAAGTATCTTCATCTTCCGGCAGTAGAGTGGTTGAAAAATCCGACCGAGGCATTTCTGGCTTGCATTCTCACAAATATCTGGCTTGGGTTTCCGTTTATGATGGTGGTTGCTCTTGGTGCGCTACAAAGTATTCCGCATGAATTATACGAAGCGGCAGATATTGACGGTGCAACATGGTATCATAAATTAAAGAATATCACTTTGCCATTAATTAAACCGGTCATGATTCCCGCAATTACGCTTGGAATAGTTTGGACGTTCAACAGTCTTAATATTGTTTGGCTTGTAAGTAACGGCGGCGAACCATCGGATAGCACCCATATACTTGTTTCATTCGTTTATAAAGCGGCTTTTAATTTATATCGGTATGGATATGCAGCGGCGTTGTCGATTATTATTTTCTTTATTTTACTGATATTCAGTCTATCTTTCATGAAGAAAACAAAAGCTACGGAAGCAGCGTATTAA
- a CDS encoding sugar ABC transporter permease encodes MKSSKYKSKIIRILTHLVLVIFTLIAIYPVLQVVTISLRPADKLLSTSLEIIPQNATLKSYVALFTDQPFLLWVRNSALISLTVTLTGVALASMSGYVFSRFNFIGKKIGLLSLLVTQMFPATMLLLPLYLMLIYLGLINSYLGIIITYSATALPFCIWTMKGYYDTIPISLEEAARIDGCNQFQAFYKVILPLASPALVITGLFSFMSAWSEYIVAAQILQDTQLWTLPLGLKSFEANMSTEWGMYGAASLIVMVPVVLLFIILSKWLVSGLTLGSVKG; translated from the coding sequence ATGAAGTCATCAAAATATAAGAGCAAGATTATTCGGATTCTAACACACTTAGTGTTAGTTATTTTTACTTTGATCGCTATCTATCCGGTTCTTCAGGTGGTTACGATCTCGCTTCGACCTGCAGACAAGCTGCTATCGACTTCGCTTGAGATAATTCCGCAAAATGCGACATTGAAATCTTACGTTGCATTATTCACAGATCAACCTTTTTTGTTGTGGGTTCGAAACAGTGCGCTTATTTCTTTAACGGTTACACTGACGGGTGTCGCATTGGCATCGATGTCGGGTTATGTATTCTCCCGTTTCAACTTCATCGGAAAGAAAATCGGATTGTTGAGTTTACTTGTAACTCAAATGTTTCCGGCTACTATGTTGTTATTGCCATTGTATTTAATGCTGATATATTTAGGATTGATAAATTCTTATTTAGGAATTATTATCACTTACTCGGCAACGGCATTACCTTTTTGCATCTGGACTATGAAAGGATACTACGACACGATACCCATCAGCTTGGAAGAAGCGGCGCGAATCGATGGGTGTAATCAATTTCAGGCATTTTATAAAGTAATATTACCGTTGGCTTCACCAGCTCTGGTCATCACCGGATTATTTTCATTTATGTCCGCTTGGTCTGAATACATAGTAGCAGCTCAGATACTTCAGGATACTCAATTGTGGACGTTACCGTTGGGTTTGAAATCGTTCGAGGCGAACATGTCTACCGAGTGGGGAATGTATGGCGCAGCATCTTTAATTGTTATGGTGCCTGTAGTTCTCCTTTTTATAATTCTGAGCAAATGGTTGGTATCGGGATTAACTTTAGGGAGTGTTAAAGGATAA
- a CDS encoding alpha-amylase, whose protein sequence is MEQTKYLKNIREKLYQNFLKHKGKGSRYAVPNLWIPDKQNLTKPQPIKMNPPTFYLNTLDYILSQKYIPTVKNHGGKWSIDSVIYNIFVRTTCAFDHNQNGKLDLPINQDGWRETGTLLKATMMIPYIKSLGANTIHLLPITSIGSDGNKGNLGSPYAIKNPYKLDELLHEPNAGLNVEEEFKLFVNAAHHFGIRVVVEFVFRTSSKDSDWIRDHPEWYYWIKDKVKDRKPHHHDETKFGNPIFTEEELKKIISAVESGKYSESIPPHQIYRDMFTNPPRQEKIAMEEGRLIGKLNDGTRVRVPGAFADWPPHDTQPPWGDVTYLKMYDHPDFNYIAYNTIRMYDTKLASAENINKELWEKIAAVIPYYQHTFGIDGVMIDMGHALPMDLKHDMIRRAREIDPDFAFWDENFSVEEQSVKEGYNAVIGYQWSDQHHRDKFKNMLRRFSSEGFALPFFATPESHNTPRAASREGEVAYSRYAWAISNFIPAIPFIHSGFELGETVPINTGLDFKKEELKKYPSEQLPLFSEYCYNWANENQMVDWIQKISLVRKKYHAMIADHSPRSFIWMETKSKYLIAFIRKSIEIKHQLLIIANSNMKDKIDIDLSVDTTKKALDDLLSGKTFTIEKSVLIGKMNPGQVSVLLI, encoded by the coding sequence ATGGAACAAACGAAGTATTTAAAAAATATCAGGGAGAAATTATATCAAAATTTTTTAAAGCATAAGGGTAAGGGAAGCCGATATGCCGTGCCTAATTTGTGGATCCCGGATAAACAGAATCTCACAAAACCTCAACCGATAAAGATGAATCCGCCGACATTTTATCTTAACACATTGGATTATATTCTTTCACAAAAGTATATTCCAACGGTAAAAAATCATGGCGGTAAATGGAGTATCGATTCTGTTATTTACAATATATTCGTGAGAACCACCTGCGCATTCGATCACAACCAAAATGGTAAATTAGATCTTCCCATAAATCAAGACGGCTGGCGGGAAACAGGCACTTTACTTAAAGCCACTATGATGATTCCGTATATAAAATCGTTGGGAGCCAATACAATTCATCTGCTACCTATCACTTCAATCGGGTCTGACGGGAATAAGGGAAATCTCGGATCGCCTTACGCTATCAAGAATCCTTATAAATTGGACGAACTGTTGCACGAACCGAATGCCGGACTTAATGTTGAAGAAGAATTCAAGCTGTTCGTCAACGCCGCCCATCATTTTGGAATAAGAGTGGTGGTGGAATTTGTTTTCCGTACGTCATCGAAAGACAGTGATTGGATCAGAGATCATCCGGAATGGTATTATTGGATAAAAGATAAGGTTAAAGACAGAAAACCGCATCATCACGATGAAACAAAATTCGGGAATCCTATCTTTACGGAAGAAGAGTTAAAAAAAATAATTTCCGCGGTTGAAAGCGGAAAGTACAGTGAATCAATTCCCCCGCATCAGATTTACCGGGATATGTTTACAAATCCGCCGAGGCAGGAAAAAATTGCGATGGAAGAGGGACGATTAATTGGCAAGCTTAATGATGGCACACGCGTTAGAGTTCCGGGCGCTTTCGCAGATTGGCCCCCCCACGATACACAGCCGCCCTGGGGAGATGTTACCTATTTGAAAATGTACGATCATCCTGATTTTAACTACATCGCTTATAACACGATTCGAATGTACGATACCAAATTGGCGTCGGCAGAAAATATTAATAAAGAATTGTGGGAAAAGATAGCGGCGGTTATTCCTTACTATCAACATACATTCGGCATCGATGGAGTTATGATCGATATGGGGCATGCCTTACCGATGGATTTGAAGCATGATATGATCAGACGCGCGCGGGAGATCGATCCCGATTTTGCGTTCTGGGATGAGAATTTTTCCGTCGAAGAACAAAGTGTGAAGGAAGGATACAATGCCGTAATAGGATATCAATGGAGCGATCAACATCACCGCGATAAATTTAAAAATATGCTTCGAAGATTTTCATCTGAAGGATTTGCATTGCCTTTTTTTGCCACACCTGAAAGTCATAACACTCCCCGAGCCGCCTCGCGTGAAGGAGAAGTTGCATATTCCAGATACGCGTGGGCGATCAGTAATTTTATACCTGCAATTCCGTTCATTCATTCCGGTTTTGAACTCGGTGAGACTGTTCCCATCAATACGGGTCTCGACTTCAAGAAAGAAGAATTAAAAAAGTATCCATCCGAGCAACTACCTTTATTCAGCGAGTATTGCTATAACTGGGCTAATGAAAATCAAATGGTCGATTGGATTCAAAAAATATCTCTGGTCAGGAAAAAATATCACGCAATGATTGCAGACCACTCACCCCGGTCATTTATCTGGATGGAAACTAAATCGAAATATCTGATCGCTTTTATCAGGAAATCGATAGAGATAAAGCATCAACTCTTGATCATAGCGAATTCGAATATGAAGGATAAAATTGATATAGACTTGAGTGTTGATACAACAAAAAAGGCACTCGACGATTTACTGTCTGGTAAAACATTTACTATCGAAAAAAGTGTGCTGATCGGCAAGATGAACCCGGGACAGGTTAGCGTTCTGCTAATATGA